One Palaemon carinicauda isolate YSFRI2023 chromosome 5, ASM3689809v2, whole genome shotgun sequence DNA window includes the following coding sequences:
- the LOC137641277 gene encoding keratin, type II cytoskeletal I-like translates to MGMGGGMGIGIGTGGGMGMGGGMGIGIGMGGGMGMGGGMGIGIGTGGGMGMGGGMGMGGGMGIGIGMGGGMGIGIGMGGGMGIGIGMGIGIGMGGGMGMEEEEEEEEEVEEEEEEEEEEEEEE, encoded by the exons ATGGGAATGGGAGGGGGAATGGGAATAGGAATAGGAACGGGAGGGGGAATGGGAATGGGAGGGGGAATGGGAATAGGAATAGGAATGGGAGGGGGAATGGGAATGGGAGGGGGAATGGGAATAGGAATAGGAACGGGAGGGGGAATGGGAATGGGAGGGGGAATGGGAATGGGAGGGGGAATGGGAATAGGAATAGGAATGGGAGGGGGAATGGGAATAGGAATAGGAATGGGAGGGGGAATGGGAATAGGAATAGGAATGGGAATAGGAATAGGAATGGGAGGGGGAATGGGAATGG aggaagaagaagaagaagaagaagaagtagaagaagaagaagaggaggaggaggaggaggaggaggaggagtag